The proteins below are encoded in one region of Dioscorea cayenensis subsp. rotundata cultivar TDr96_F1 chromosome 18, TDr96_F1_v2_PseudoChromosome.rev07_lg8_w22 25.fasta, whole genome shotgun sequence:
- the LOC120282175 gene encoding anthocyanin 3'-O-beta-glucosyltransferase-like: MAFAGEEGGGARKLWVFFMPFFATSHIIPITDLACLFAGHPGVEPTIVTTPANANLIRPTLDRHAASGCHVHLLLHPFPSVDLPYAIIADICYWWTTDIAGELGIPRITSHAAGVFPQIVMNNLVKNRVHDNVPNDSHPFTIPDLPGPEIKMVKSELPEFLQKHDFLTQAWDDLKRSQLESYGVVVNTFYEFEREYCDLFKVVDSQRAWFVGPLALRGKREVEAGFNKERCMRWLEKKEIGSVVFVCFGSWCHFKDEQLRELALGLEGSGMDFIWVVRGGDDENMKMEWMPEGWEERVKDKGLVFKGWVPQAAILGHEGVGVFMTHCGWNSVMEGLSFGKPMLTWPLAFDHFISERLLVEVLKVGVRVWDGFRSTLQNEKVVVPAEAIARAMKKFSEKDSEEMKKRAMEWKKITGATVEKDGSSYKDLNCLIDELLMFYEKKKNDSIFEHYLQGMVILLPLCYRRVPSFGFVSLAATRGLSGVGVPPRIIKVVFTCRSREIGVMLLVLMLLFTVISMLAKFSRYYLKPENAKCTMLNIEFHNVTLKHA, encoded by the exons ATGGCTTTCGCCGGAGAAGAAGGTGGTGGTGCACGGAAACTCTGGGTTTTCTTCATGCCTTTCTTCGCTACCAGCCACATCATTCCGATCACAGACTTAGCCTGCCTCTTCGCCGGCCACCCGGGGGTGGAACCTACAATTGTCACCACTCCGGCCAACGCCAACCTCATCCGTCCAACCCTAGACCGTCACGCCGCCTCCGGCTGCCACgtccacctcctcctccaccccTTCCCCTCCGTCGATCTCCCCT ACGCCATCATCGCCGACATCTGCTACTGGTGGACCACCGACATCGCCGGAGAACTCGGCATCCCACGTATAACCTCTCATGCTGCCGGCGTCTTCCCTCAAATTGTCATGAACAACCTTGTCAAGAACCGAGTCCATGACAACGTCCCTAACGATTCTCATCCATTCACTATCCCTGACCTCCCCGGACCAGAAATCAAGATGGTCAAATCAGAGCTTCCGGAGTTTCTCCAGAAGCATGATTTCCTAACGCAAGCATGGGACGACTTGAAGAGATCACAGCTTGAGAGTTATGGTGTGGTGGTGAACACTTTCTATGAGTTTGAGCGTGAGTACTGTGATCTTTTCAAGGTGGTGGATAGCCAGAGAGCTTGGTTTGTAGGACCTTTAGCTCTGAGAGGGAAAAGAGAAGTAGAAGCTGGTTTTAACAAAGAGAGATGCATGAGATGGTTGGAAAAGAAAGAGATTGGTTCAGTGGTTTTTGTTTGCTTTGGGAGTTGGTGTCACTTCAAAGATGAGCAATTAAGGGAGCTGGCTTTAGGGTTAGAAGGTTCTGGGATGGATTTTATATGGGTTGTGAGAGGAGGTGATGATGAGAATATGAAGATGGAGTGGATGCCGGAAGGATGGGAGGAGAGAGTGAAAGACAAAGGATTGGTGTTCAAAGGATGGGTACCTCAAGCTGCCATTTTAGGGCATGAAGGAGTAGGGGTATTTATGACACACTGTGGGTGGAACTCAGTGATGGAAGGGCTGAGTTTTGGGAAGCCAATGCTGACATGGCCGTTAGCTTTTGATCATTTTATTAGTGAGAGACTTCTGGTTGAGGTGCTCAAAGTTGGAGTTAGGGTTTGGGATGGGTTTAGAAGCACATTGCAGAATGAAAAGGTGGTGGTGCCGGCCGAGGCCATTGccagagcaatgaagaagttcAGTGAGAAAGACAGCGAAGAGATGAAGAAGCGAGCAATGGAGTGGAAGAAGATCACCGGAGCTACGGTGGAAAAAGATGGTTCTTCTTATAAAGATCTTAACTGTTTGATTGATGAGCTTCTCATGTtttatgagaaaaagaaaaatgaca GTATCTTTGAACACTATCTTCAGGGTATGGTTATACTGCTTCCTCTATGTTATCGTCGTGTTCCatctttt GGTTTTGTTAGCCTTGCTGCAAccagagggttgagtggcgtgGGTGTTCCTCCTCGGATTATCAAGGTGGTTTTCACGTGCCGGTCCCGCGAGATAGGCGTGATGCTGCTTGTCCTTATGCTCCTCTTTACGGTCATAAGCATGCTCGCAAAATTCTCTAGGTACTACCTgaagcctgagaatgcaaaatGCACCATGTTAAACATCGAATTCCATAATGTTACTCTAaaacatgcctaa
- the LOC120281769 gene encoding scopoletin glucosyltransferase-like — translation MAFAGEGGSDGQRKLRVFFIPFFAASHIIPMTELACLFAGHPGVEPTIVTTPANANLIRPTLDHHAASGCHVHLLLHPFPSVDLPASVENLSTVSAEESWKIYKAVELCRDIHHKLLTHHVPDAIIADIPYWWTTDIAGELGIPRITFHVVGVFPQIIMNNLAKNRVHDNVPNDSHPFTIPDLPGPSITMVKSELPEFLRLHDHVTHAWDNMKRSQLESYGVVVNTFYELEREYCDLFKVVDSQRAWFVGPLALRGKREVEASFNKERCMRWLEKKEVGSVVFVCFGSWYHFKDEQLRELALGLEGSGKDFIWVVRGDDEKMKMEWMPEGYEERVKEKGLVVKGWVPQAAILGHEGVGVFMTHCGWNSVLEGLSFGKPVLTWPLVFDQFINERFLVEVLKVGVRVWDGFRSSSENDKDKVVVPAEAIARAMKKFSESNEEEMKKRAVQWKEIAGDAVEEGGSSYKDLNCLINELLMFNKKKKNGSQ, via the coding sequence atggctTTCGCCGGAGAAGGAGGTAGTGATGGTCAAAGGAAACTCCGGGTTTTCTTCATTCCATTCTTCGCCGCCAGCCACATCATTCCGATGACAGAGTTAGCTTGCCTCTTCGCCGGCCACCCGGGGGTGGAACCTACAATTGTCACTACTCCGGCCAACGCCAACCTCATCCGTCCAACCTTAGACCATCACGCAGCGTCCGGTTGCCAtgtccacctcctcctccaccccTTCCCCTCCGTCGACCTCCCCGCCAGCGTCGAAAACCTCTCCACCGTCTCCGCCGAGGAGTCTTGGAAAATCTACAAAGCCGTAGAACTCTGCCGTGACATTCATCATAAACTTTTAACGCACCATGTTCCAGACGCCATCATCGCCGACATCCCCTACTGGTGGACCACCGACATCGCTGGAGAACTCGGCATCCCACGTATAACCTTCCATGTAGTCGGAGTCTTCCCTCAGATCATCATGAACAACCTCGCCAAGAACCGAGTCCATGACAACGTCCCCAATGACTCCCATCCATTCACCATCCCTGACCTCCCCGGACCGAGCATCACCATGGTCAAATCAGAGCTTCCGGAGTTTCTCCGGCTGCATGATCACGTAACGCACGCATGGGATAACATGAAGAGATCACAGCTTGAGAGTTATGGTGTGGTGGTGAACACTTTCTATGAGCTTGAGCGTGAGTACTGTGATCTTTTCAAGGTGGTGGATAGCCAGAGAGCTTGGTTTGTAGGACCTTTAGCTCTGAGAGGGAAAAGAGAAGTAGAGGCCTCTTTTAACAAAGAGAGATGCATGAGATGGTTGGAAAAGAAAGAGGTTGGTTCAGTGGTGTTTGTTTGCTTTGGGAGTTGGTATCACTTCAAGGATGAGCAGTTAAGGGAGTTGGCTTTAGGGTTAGAGGGTTCTGGGAAGGATTTTATATGGGTTGTGAGAGGTGatgatgagaaaatgaagatggAGTGGATGCCGGAAGGATATGAGGAGAGAGTGAAAGAGAAAGGGTTGGTGGTTAAAGGATGGGTACCTCAAGCTGCCATTTTAGGGCATGAAGGAGTAGGGGTTTTCATGACACACTGTGGATGGAACTCAGTGTTGGAAGGGTTGAGTTTTGGGAAGCCAGTGCTGACATGGCCGTTGGTTTTTGATCAGTTTATTAACGAGAGgtttcttgttgaggtgctcaAAGttggggttagggtttgggatGGGTTTAGGAGCTCGTCGGAGAACGATAAGGATAAGGTGGTGGTGCCGGCAGAGGCCATTGCCAGAGCGATGAAGAAGTTCagtgagagcaatgaagaagagatgaagaagagggCGGTGCAGTGGAAGGAGATCGCCGGAGATGCGGTGGAAGAAGGTGGTTCTTCTTATAAAGATCTTAATTGTTTGATTAATGAGCTTCTCAtgtttaataagaaaaagaaaaatggcagTCAGTGA